The DNA region TGTCAACACTTTGGTAATTCTGTTATTTACATGCTTTTTTATGATCGAGGAGAAAAGAAAGTGTATATTGGCCAATCTGAAAATCTAAAAAATCGATTACTGACACACATTAGAACTCCGGACGCTAAAGTAAAAAATTGGGACAGGGCTGTACTAATTAACGACGGCCGCAATGCCAGTCAATCTGATTTTAATGATGAAAATATTCGTCTAACTTTAGAGAACTTCCTAATTCAGTTATTTAAGATCAACAGATACAAAGTAATCACTTCTGCGAGCAGAAATCCAAGTTTAAGCTCTTCACAGAAAATATTAATTAATTCCTTTAAGCAAGAAATTGTGATACTTTTGACTAGAAAAACCAGAATTACCAAAGTGTTGACAGAGAAAGGTGACGACGAAGTTTATAATGATGAAGTGAGAAAACTGTTACTTCGAAAAGGCTATAAAATCGCAAAATGGGGAAGAATTGAAGCTGCAATAAATGGTGAACCTGCATATATCAGAGCGGGAAGCCTGAAAAGTTCTGGGTGGCAAGTTACTTTTCGAGGCAGCAAACCAAGCAGTTTTAAAACAAATCTTCAACAAGGCAAAGGATTTTTATTAATGCCTCGCGGCCCTGTTCTGCTAATTCCATTAAAAGAAATCCGGAATCATATTCATTCTGTAGATTCTGACGCTTTTATTAGGGACACTATCGATGTTTTTGTCAAATTCGAAGAACAAGAAATTTTTCTCATTTATAAAGGCAAAAAAATTGAAATCTCAAGGTTTGCATTGCAAGAATTTTAAAAGGGTTAGTTTTTTGTAAAAATATTCGGAGGTCGCCGATTTCATGCAGCGCGGTGTTGTGAAGTGGTTTGATGAAACCAAGGGGTATGGTTACATTGAAGGAGTGAATGGCGAAGAGATTTTTGTGCATTTTACCAAAATCGATCAAAAACAAGATTTCAAAACGTTGACTCCCGGAGCTGTTGTGGAGTACGAGGCTGTCATCGGCGAATTAGGCCCCAAGGCAATTTATGTGAGAGAAATTGCGCTGAAAACGCGTGGCTCGGAATGACAATCGGAATAAACTGTCAATAGTTTTCTTGCTCAGTTTTCAAGAGGAATTCATGAAAAAAATTTTTACTGAAGACGCAATTGGAAAAATCGCCGATTTACTCAATTGCAATTGGAAGTTCCAATTTAATAATTACCGGCTCACGCTTGCTGATGACGAAGGAACACGGCAGCTCAGTCTGGAAATTTATCCGGACATCAAAATTGGCGAGAAGCGCGGCAGTGTAATTTCCGTTTTGACGGAAAATTCTCATTTGCAACTGCAATTTTGCAGTGGTTTTGTGTTGAGCGAAATGAATCAGGAAGTGACATTTTACAGCGAAACGGGCGGGAAAGTGTGCGGGCTTATTGTGGAGCGCGGCGCCGGTTGCTCCCTGTACGCTAATGTGGACAAAGAAGCGCTTTCCGGCGACTGGACGAATATGGGGCCTGAAGTCATGTTGAGCGGCATCGCGCTTTCGTTGACTGAGTCTTTTATTGATCAATGACATTTGGGCGTTTGAGGCGGAGTGCGGCCCTGCAAAAGCTTCCTGTGATCTGCGTTTTTCGTTGACGGACTGGTTTTCCTGGTAAATGATCTTAAAAAAATGAATTCATTTTTCTGAAAAAAACATGGATGAATATATTGAAAATTTCATACATTTTTTAATCATTGAACGCAATTTAGCTGAAAATACAATTGAAGCTTATGCCAATGATTTGAAAAAATATGTGGAATTTTTAAGCAAGCGGCAACTGGAATCCCCTGACAAAATCCATTCGACAGACGTTATCGCCTATTTAACCGGATTGTACCAGCACGACTTGTCATCGTTGACTATCGCCAGAAATCTGTCAGCGATTCGCATG from Calditrichota bacterium includes:
- a CDS encoding GIY-YIG nuclease family protein codes for the protein CQHFGNSVIYMLFYDRGEKKVYIGQSENLKNRLLTHIRTPDAKVKNWDRAVLINDGRNASQSDFNDENIRLTLENFLIQLFKINRYKVITSASRNPSLSSSQKILINSFKQEIVILLTRKTRITKVLTEKGDDEVYNDEVRKLLLRKGYKIAKWGRIEAAINGEPAYIRAGSLKSSGWQVTFRGSKPSSFKTNLQQGKGFLLMPRGPVLLIPLKEIRNHIHSVDSDAFIRDTIDVFVKFEEQEIFLIYKGKKIEISRFALQEF
- a CDS encoding cold shock domain-containing protein; the protein is MQRGVVKWFDETKGYGYIEGVNGEEIFVHFTKIDQKQDFKTLTPGAVVEYEAVIGELGPKAIYVREIALKTRGSE